CTGATTGGATAGATGTATTCAAAAAGAACGGGATACATCTGAATGCCTGGACTGTGAACAAGGAAGAAGATATGATGTGGTTCATTGAACAAAACTTCGATTATATCACCACCGATGAACCGGAAAAACTACTTGACATCTGGAATCAATCAGACAAAAACAAACAATAAATAAGATCATGAAGAAGTGGCGGTTTCTCTTTTTTTTTTACCATGGATAATTTTCGTTAAAGATATCACGGCTCAGGAAGCCCAACGTTTTTTCAAGACCGAAGACCTGATGACTTTCGGCACCTATTATTATCCGGAACAATGGAATGAAAGTCAATGGGAACGTGACATCAAAAAAATGGCTGAAATGGGTTTCTGTTTCACTCATTACGGTGAGTTTGCCTGGTCATCCATGGAACCCGAAGAAGGAAAATATGACTTTACATGGTTGGATAAATCGGTCGAACTAGCAAAAAAATATGGACTTAAAGTGATCATGTGCACCCCGTCGGCCACACCTCCTACTATATGGAAATGAGTAATGAGAATCTACCAGTTCAACGTTTAACGTTCTTTAACATATATCATTCCGGGGTCCGGCCAACATCAGTTATAACCTTGAATTCTTTCACTTTATTCAAGTCATATGATCGCGAGTTAGTCATACTTAATTGAACGGTGGTATCCGGAAACGGATCATCATTTTTTTTCAACCGCTTTTTTTCTAAATTGCATTTTTATTTTTACACCAATGATCATGAAAAAACTTTTCCTGTGTTTCTTTCTTGTAGTATGGGTGATTTTTCCGAATCATGCTGTACAATATCCTAAAACAGACAATACCGTAAGGATCATGAGTTATAATATCCGTAATGCCCGGGGGCTGGATAATGTAACCGATTATAACCGGATAGCAGATATCATCAATAAGGTATCGCCGGATGTGGTAGCCTTGCAGGAACTGGACAGTGTGACCAACCGGAGTAAACAGGTAGATGTACTTTCACAACTGGGTGACCTGACAAAAATGTATACTGTTTATGGCGCTTCCATCCCTTATGATGGCGGTAAATACGGAATTGGTATCTTATCCAAAGAAAAACCGTTATCATGGAAACGCATTTCCCTTCCCGGAAGAGAGGAAGCCAGATCATTGTTAATTGCCGAATTTGAGCAGTATATTGTTTGTTGTACGCATTTTTCATTAAAAGCTGAAGACAGGCGGACATCCGTAGAGATGATCCGTCATGCAGTCTCTTCGTATGACAAACCGGTATTTCTCGCAGGAGACATGAATGCAACACCTGAATCAGATGTTTTTACTTCCTTATCTGAGGACTGGATAGCACTTAATAATCTAAAACAGTTCACCATCCCGGCCAATGAGCCGAGAGAAACCATTGATTACATATTTGGCTATAAACAGAAGGGACAGGTATATTCGGTGCATCAGGCAAGAGTATTGAAAGAACCGGTAGCCTCAGACCATTTACCGCTTTTTGTGGATGTAAGGTTGGCCGCAGAAAAGGATAAAATATTCCGGACACCTGCTTATCTTCAGAACATGTCGAATGATGGAGTGAGTGTAATGTGGCTGACCCATGTTCCCTGCCATAGCTGGGTGGAATATGGCACTGACAGTACCGACATGCGACCGGTACAGTCCTGGGAGGAAGGTATTGCCATGGCCAACAATACATTGAACCGGATCCATCTATCCGGATTGAAGCCGGGAACACGTTATTATTACAGGATTTACTCCCGTGAAATAACCCTTTACCAACCGTATAAGAAAGAATTCGGAAATACGGTAGCAAGCAAAGTGGCCAGTTTTAAAACATGGGATGATCAAAACACCGATTTTACAGCCGTTATTTTTAACGATCTGCATGATAGGTATGCCTTATTTGACAAATTATACGAACAGGTCAAAAATGTCCCTTATGATGTGGTCTTTTTTAATGGCGACTGTATTGCCGACGTACAGAGTGAAGAAGCTGCCGTACGGAGTATTTCCCATTACAGCAAAGGTATCGGTTCCCAATATATACCGAGCATTTACCTGAGAGGTAACCACGAAAACCGGGGAGGATACTCCATGTTTCTCTGGAATTTACTGGGAAAAGTAAGTGAACACTCCTATGGTTCATTTAATATCGGTGATACCCGTTTTGTTCTGCTTGATTGTGGTGAAGATAAACCGGAC
This region of Bacteroidales bacterium genomic DNA includes:
- a CDS encoding endonuclease/exonuclease/phosphatase family protein — protein: MKKLFLCFFLVVWVIFPNHAVQYPKTDNTVRIMSYNIRNARGLDNVTDYNRIADIINKVSPDVVALQELDSVTNRSKQVDVLSQLGDLTKMYTVYGASIPYDGGKYGIGILSKEKPLSWKRISLPGREEARSLLIAEFEQYIVCCTHFSLKAEDRRTSVEMIRHAVSSYDKPVFLAGDMNATPESDVFTSLSEDWIALNNLKQFTIPANEPRETIDYIFGYKQKGQVYSVHQARVLKEPVASDHLPLFVDVRLAAEKDKIFRTPAYLQNMSNDGVSVMWLTHVPCHSWVEYGTDSTDMRPVQSWEEGIAMANNTLNRIHLSGLKPGTRYYYRIYSREITLYQPYKKEFGNTVASKVASFKTWDDQNTDFTAVIFNDLHDRYALFDKLYEQVKNVPYDVVFFNGDCIADVQSEEAAVRSISHYSKGIGSQYIPSIYLRGNHENRGGYSMFLWNLLGKVSEHSYGSFNIGDTRFVLLDCGEDKPDDHWVYYGLNDFTQYRKDQADFLRKEVGSKEFKKASKRVLLHHIPIYGMGEKSFNPCLEYWGGILSKTPFNICLNAHMHRYRYMPKGEAGNNFPVIIGGGNQEKDATVMILQKKDKKMTLKVLNANGEEILNLDL